The DNA segment GGGGGAGCAGGCGCCCAGTTGTGCCAGCATCACTGCCCGGTCGAGCACGTCGCCGCTGAGTTCCCGCAGTTGTGCGAAGCCGAGACCGAGGCCTTCGAGCGCCTGCTGGGCACCCGCGTGCTGCGGTTGGCCACGATCGCGCACGGCGACGGTGTCTGCACCACCCACGTCCAGGCCGGTACTGCTCCACCACGTCGAAGGGTCACGTCGTCATGACCGCATCGCAGGATCTCGAGGGCCTCGGCCGCTACGAGTACGGCTGGAGCGACACCGACACCGCCGGGGCATCGGCGCGGCGCGGGCTGTCCGAGGAGGTCGTCCGCGACATCAGCGCCAAGAAGGGCGAGCCGGAGTGGATGCTCCAGATGCGCCTGAAGGGTCTGCGCATCTTCGAGCGCAAGCCCATGCCGGCCTGGGGTGGGGACCTGTCGGGGATTCACTTCGACACCATCAAGTACTTCGTGCGTTCCACCGAGTCGCAGGCCGCCTCCTGGGAGGACCTGCCGGCGGACATCAAGAACACGTACGACCGGCTCGGGATCCCCGAGGCCGAGAAGCAGCGCCTCGTCGCCGGCGTTGCGGCACAGTACGAATCCGAGGTCGTCTACCACAAGATCCGGGAGGACCTCGAGGAGCAGGGCGTGCTGTTCCTCGACACCGACACCGGGTTGCGCGAGCACGAGGACGTGTTCCGGGAGAACTTCGGGTCGGTGATCCCGGCGGGCGACAACAAGTTCTCGGCACTGAACACCGCGGTGTGGTCGGGCGGTTCGTTCATCTACGTACCCAAGGGTGTGCAGGTCGAGATCCCGCTGCAGGCGTACTTCCGGATCAACACCGAGAACATGGGCCAGTTCGAACGGACGCTGATCATCGTCGACGAGGGCGCGTACGTGCACTACGTCGAAGGCTGTACCGCACCGATCTACTCCAGCGACTCGCTGCACTCGGCGGTCGTCGAGATCATCGTCAAGAAGGGTGCCCGCTGCCGCTACACGACCATCCAGAACTGGTCGAACAACGTCTACAACCTCGTCACCAAGCGGGCGTTCGCCCACGCCGGCGCGACGATGGAGTGGATCGACGGGAACCTCGGCTCGAAGGTCACCATGAAGTACCCGGCGGTGTGGCTGATGGGTGAGCACGCCAAGGGCGAGACCCTGTCGATCGCCTTCGCCGGCGAGGGGCAGCACCAGGACGCCGGCTCGAAGATGGTCCACGCCGCGCCGAACACCTCCTCGTCGATCGTGTCGAAGTCGGTGGCCCGCGGGGGAGGGCGGACGTCGTACCGCGGGCTGGTCCAGGTCCAGCCCGGGGCACACGGCTCCCGCAGCACGGTGCGCTGCGACGCGCTGCTGGTCGACGACGTGAGCCGGTCCGACACCTACCCGTACGTCGACGTCCGGGAGGACGACGTGTCGATGGGGCACGAGGCGTCGGTGTCGAAGGTGAGCGAGGACCAGCTCTTCTACCTCATGTCGCGCGGCCTGACCGAGGACGAGGCGATGGCGATGATCGTGCGCGGCTTCATCGAACCGATCGCCCGCGAACTGCCGATGGAGTACGCCCTGGAGCTGAACCGCCTCATCGAGCTGCAGATGGAAGGTGCGGTCGGCTGATGTCGGTTTCCACCATGACGCCGCCGGCGACCAAGGCCACCCGGGTCGTATCGGCCCAGCTCGCCGACCACCCGGTCCCCTCCGGCCGGGAGGAGGACTGGCGGTTCACCCCGACGTCCCGGCTGCGGCCGCTGCTGGACGGTCAGCCCGCTGACGGCGAGCCGGACGTCAGCTGGCAGGCCGATGGCGCGTCGGTGGCGACCGTGCGGCGCGACGACCCGGCGTTCGGGGCCGTCCTCACCCCTGCCGATCGCGCGTCCGCTGTGGCGTACGAGCGGGCCGGCTCGGTGCTGGCGGCCCGCATCCCCCGAGAGGCGACCGGCGCCTCCGCCCTGGTGGCGCTGCGGGGCACCGGCGGCGTGCAGTACACCCACGTGCTGATCGAGGCCGGGGCCCACGCCAGCGGTCTGGTCGTGCTCGACCACACCGGTGCGGGCACCGTCGGCGGCAACGTCGAGATCGCCGTCGGCGACGGTGCGGACCTCACCGTGGTCAGCATCCAGGACTGGGACGAAGGCAGCAGCCATGTCCTCGCGCACGCGGCGCTGATCGGTCGCGACGCCCGGCTGCGGCACGTGGTGGTCTCCCTCGGTGGCGACCTGGTGCGCGTCACCACGAGCGTCCGGTACGCCGGACCCGGCGGCGAGGCGAACCTGCTCGGGGTCTGCTTCGCCGACGCCGGGCAGCATCTGGAGCATCGGCTGTTGGTCGATCACGCCGTACCGCACTGCCGCAGCGACGTGCTGTACAAGGGCGCCCTGCAGGGTGCGAAGGCCCGCACCGTCTGGGTCGGCGACGTACTGATCCGCGCGTCAGCCGTCGGCACCTCGACGTACGAGATGAACCGCAACCTGTTGCTCACCGACGGCGCTCGCGCGGACTCGGTACCGAACCTGGAGATCGAGACCGGCGAGATCGTCGGCGCCGGTCACGCCAGTGCCACGGGAAGGTTCGACGACGAGCAACTGTTCTACCTGCAGGCCCGCGGCATTCCGGAGAACGTCGCCCGTCGGCTGGTGGTGCACGGCTTCTTCGCCGACATCATCGCCCGGATCGGCGACGACGGCCTGCGGGATCGGCTGCTGCGCAACGTCGACGACCGGCTCGGGCGGTTCGGACCCGACCCGGCCGCAGCAGCCGGCGACGACCGGCCGGACCCCCTGACCGACTGACCCACGGCCGGAAGCCCGCGCCGATCCACGTACTGAGGAGATTCGATGTCCACCCTGCAGATCCGCGACCTGCACGTCACGGTCTCGACCGAGACGGGTCCGCGCGAGATCCTCCGGGGTGTCGACCTCACCGTCGGCGCCGGCGAGACGCACGCGATCATGGGACCCAACGGTTCGGGCAAGTCCACGCTGGCGTATTCGGTTGCCGGACATCCGAAGTACACCGTCACCGGCGGATCGGTCACGCTCGACGGTGCCGACGTCCTGGCGATGAGCGTCGATGCCCGGGCGCGGGCCGGGATCTTCCTGGCGATGCAGTATCCGGTCGAGGTCCCGGGGGTGTCGGTCTCCAACTTCCTGCGCACCTCGGTCACCGCGGTCCGCGGCGAGGCGCCGAAGCTGCGCTTGTGGGTCAAGGAGATGAAGGCCGCGATGGACGAGCTCGGGGTCGACGCCCAGTTCGCCGAGCGCAACGTCAACGAGGGTTTCTCCGGCGGGGAGAAGAAGCGGCACGAGATCCTGCAGCTGGAACTGCTGCGCCCCGGCATCGCCATCCTGGACGAGACCGACTCCGGGCTGGACGTCGACGCGTTGCGCGCGGTGAGCGAAGGGGTGAACCGGGTCCGGGCGACCGGGACGACCGGCACGCTGCTGATCACCCACTACACCCGGATCCTGCGCTACATCCAGCCGGACTTCGTCCACGTGTTCGTCGACGGCCGCATCGTCGAGGAAGGCGGCCCGGAACTGGCGGACCGGCTGGAGGCCGAAGGCTACGAGCGCTACCTGCGAGCGCCGGCATGACCGCCACCACCGCGGCCGCCGGCCGGCTGCTCGACGTCGAGCGGCTGCGGCGCGATTTCCCGCTGCTGGCCAGGACGGTGCGCGGTGACCGCCGGCTGGTCTACCTGGACTCCGGCGCGACGTCGCAGAAGCCGCGGCAGGTCCTCGACGCCGAGCGTGCCTTCTACGAGCAGCACAATGCCGCCGCTCACCGCGGCGCTCACCAGTTGGCCGAAGAGGCCACCGAGGCCTACGAGTCCGCGCGGCGCCGCGTCGCGGCGTTCGTCGGTGCGGCCGAGGACGAGATCGTGTTCACCAAGAACGCCACGGAGTCGATCAACCTGGTCGCGTACGCGTTCTCCAACACCACCGACAAGGCCCGACACCGCGCCGCGTTGCCGGACGGGGCGGACCGGTTCGCGCTGCGCGAAGGTGACGAGATCGTCGTCACCGAGATGGAGCACCACGCCAATCTCGTACCCTGGCAGGAACTGGCGCTGAAGACCGGCGCGACCCTGAAGTGGTTCGGCCTCACCGACTCCGGCCGCCTCGACCTGTCCGACGTCGGCTCCGTCATCGGCCCGCGCACCAAGATCGTCGCGGTGGTGCATCAGTCCAACATTCTCGGCACTATCAATCCGCTCGATGCGATCGTGGCCCGCGCCCGCGAGGTGGGCGCGCTGGTGCTGCTCGACGCGTGCCAGTCGGTCCCGCACCATCCGATCGACGTCGCGGCACTCGGCGTGGACTTCGTGGCGTGGAGTGGGCACAAGATGCTGGGCCCCACCGGGATCGGCTGCCTGTGGGGCCGTCCGGAACTGCTGGCCGCCATGCCGCCGTTCCTGACCGGCGGCTCGATGATCGAGGTGGTCACGATGGAGCGGACGACGTTCGCCGCTCCGCCGCAACGATTCGAGGCCGGCGTGCCGATGATGGCGCAGGCGGTCGGCCTCGGCGCCGCCGTGGACTACCTGTCCGCCGTCGGGATGACCGCCGTCGCCGCCCACGAGGAGGCGCTGACCGCGCTGGCTCTCGAGGGCCTGGCCGGCGTGCCGGGGCTGCGGATCGTCGGCCCGACCACGACGGTCGACCGCGGTGGCGCGATCTCGTTCGTGGTGGACGGGATCCATCCCCACGACGTCGGCCAGGTACTCGACGACCGCGGCGTCGCGGTCCGCGTCGGGCACCACTGCGCCTGGCCGGTGGTGCGGCGGATGGGTGTGCCGGCCACCACACGGGCGACCTTCTACCTGTACAACGGCCCCGACGACGTCGAGGCCCTCGTCGACGGCGTCCACGCCGCCCGTAGCTTCTTCGGAGTCAGCTGATGCAGCTGGAGCAGCTGTACCAGGAGATCATCCTCGACCACTACAAGCACCCGCACGGGCGCGGGCTGCGCGAGCCGTTCGACGCTCAGGTGCATCACGTCAACCCCACCTGCGGCGACGAGATCACGTTGCGGGTCAGCCTGTCCGGCGACGCCGAGCCGGTGGTCACGGACGTCTCCTACGAGGGTGCCGGCTGCTCGATCTCGCAGGCCAGCGCCAGCGTGCTGTACGACCAGCTGGTCGGGATGACGCTGCCGGAGGCCGAACGCGTCCAGCAGGAGTTTCTCGCCCTCATGCACAGCCGGGGCGACGGTGAACCCGACGACGAGGTGCTCGGTGACGCCGTGGCGTTCCACGGGGTGTCCCGCTACCCGGCGCGGGTGAAATGCGCGCTGCTGTCGTGGATGGCCTGGCAGGACGCGGTGACCGTAGCGCTCGACGCGGCCGGAGCGGCCCGATCCGTAGGGAGTACGACGCCATGACCGACACCACCACGACCACCTCGTCCGACGACCTGGTCGAAGCCCTCAAGGACGTCGTCGACCCCGAACTGGGGATCAACGTGGTCGACCTCGGCCTGGTGTACGGCGTTGCCGTGGACGACGACAACGTCGCGACGCTCGACATGACGCTCACCTCCGCGGCCTGCCCGCTGACCGACGTCATCGAGGACCAGACCCGGGCGGCGCTGGACGGCCTGGTGAAGGACTTCCGGATCAACTGGGTCTGGATGCCGCCGTGGGGGCCGGACAAGATCACCGACGACGGCCGCGAGATGCTGCGCGCACTCGGCTTCAACGTCTGAGTCGCCCGTCTCCCGGCGCCCTGCGCCGCCAACGCCTGCGAGGAATTCCCGCGTGATCGTCGCCACCGACGTGGAGTTGCGCGCCGGCTCCCGGCTGCTGCTGGCCGAGGCGAGTTTCCGGGTCGCTCCCGGTGACAAGGTCGGCCTGGTCGGACGCAACGGCGCCGGCAAGACGACGCTCACGAAGGTGCTGGCCGGCCAGGCACAACCGGCTGCCGGGACGGTGACCCGTTCGGGCACAGTCGGTTACCTCCCGCAGGACCCCCGGACCGGGGACCTCGACGTCCTGGCCCGCGACCGGGTGCTGTCTGCCCGGGGACTGGTGGAGGTCACCCGCCGGATGCGCGAGGCAGCCGAGTTGATGGCCAGCGACGATCCGCAGCGCCGGGAGCAGGCCATGCGCCGGTACGAGCGGGCCACCGCCGAGTTCGAGTCCCTCGGCGGATACGCCGTGGAATCCGAGGCGGCCGCGATCGCCTCCAGCCTGAGCCTGCCCGACCGCATCCTCAGCCAGCCGCTGGCGACGCTGTCCGGCGGTCAACGGCGTCGCGTCGAACTGGCGCGAATCCTGTTCAGTGGCGCGCAGACGTTGCTGCTGGACGAGCCCACCAACCACCTGGACGCGGATTCGGTGATCTGGCTGCGGGACTTCCTGTCCTCGTACGCCGGCGGGGTGGTGGTGATCAGCCACGACGTCGCCCTGCTCGACACGACCGTCACGCGGGTCTTCCACCTCGACGCCACCCGCGCGGTGATCGACGTCTACAACGTCGGGTGGAAGACCTATCTCGAGCAGCGCGAGACCGACGAGCGGCGGCGCCGACGGGAACGGGCGAACGCCGAGAAGCAGGCCGCGGCGCTGAAGGACCAGGCCGAGCGGATGCGCGCGAAGGCCACCAAGGCCAAGGCCGCCCAGGGGATGCTGCGGCGGGCCGAGCGGCTGGTCGCCACGCTGGAGGACACCCGGCAGGCCGACCGGGTGGCGCGGCTGCGCTTCCCCGAGCCGGCCAGCTGCGGCCGGACCCCGCTGAGCGCGACCGGCCTGTCCCGCTCGTACGGGTCGTTGGAGATCTTCACCGACGTCGACCTCGCCATCGACCGTGGCTCACGGGTCGTCGTGCTGGGGCTCAACGGCGCCGGCAAGACCACACTGCTGCGCATCCTCGCCGGAATCGACCCGCCGGACACCGGTGCGGTCGTGGCCGGGCACGGCCTGCGGCTGGGGTACTACGCCCAGGAGCACGAAACGCTGGACACGTCCCGGACGGTCCTGGAGAACATGCGCACGGCCGCACCGGAACTGCCGGCCACCGAGGCCCGGCGAGTCCTCGGTTCGTTCCTGTTCACCGGCGACGAGGTCGACAAGCCCGCCGGGGTGCTGTCCGGCGGGGAGAAGACCCGGCTCGCGCTCGCCACGCTGGTGGTGTCCAGCGCCAACGTCCTGCTGCTGGACGAACCGACGAACAACCTCGACCCCGCGAGCCGCGACGAGGTGCTCGGTGCATTGCGGGCCTACCGCGGCGCCGTGGTGCTGGTGACCCATGACGAAGGCGCGGTGGCCGCCCTGGCGCCCGAACGGGTCCTGCTGTTGCCGGACGGCGTGGAGGACCACTGGACGCCGGACTACGCCGACCTGATCTCGCTGGCGTGACGCTCGGCGACGGGTAGCGGAGCGGGACCACCTGAAGGATCATGGGCCGCACTGGGCGCGTGGGCGCATGGGCCGGTGGCCTTCAGCCCCGGCGGACCGACCGGGAGGTTGTCGTGGCTGAGCTGGGCAAGGGTCGCCGGGTCACCGGCACGGAGCGGGACAAGCTGGCCGAGAGCCTCAAGAAGAAGTACGCCGCCGGACGCAGTATCCGCGAGCTGGCCAGCGAATCGGGCCGCTCCTACGGTTTCGTGCACCGCATCCTGTCCGAATCCGGTGTGGCACTACGGGGCCGCGGTGGCGCGACGCGCGGCAAGAAGGCCTGACGATCAACCTGGCCTGACTGTCGACCAGCCGAACCGACCGGCCGCCGGTACGCCGCGGCGGCACACTGACGGCTGAATCGGGAAGGGATCCGGCGTACCGCGGGTTGGCCTGCGACAGGTCCGCACGAACCTGGCCGGCGGTCACGGAAAGGCAGGCATGGCCCAGCACAATTCCTGGAGCACGCTGCGGTCGTACACCCGCGACTCGTCGGTCAAGAACCGGCGGGTCAGCCGGGCGACGTTCCGGCGGATCCTCGGGTTCGCTCGCCCCTACCGCGCTCTGGTCGCCGGATTCCTCGTGATCCTGGTGATCGAGGCGGTGCTCGGGGTGGCGCAGCCGTTGCTGTTCAAGCGGATCGTCGACGACGGGATCAGCGTCGGCAACAGCACGGTCGTGACGGTCTGCGCCCTGCTCGTGGTCGTTTTGGCCCTCGCCGATGCCGGACTCGGCCTGCTGGGACGGCTGGTGTCCTCCCGGATCGGCGAGGGCCTCATCTTCGACCTGCGAACCCGCGTCTACACACACGTCCAGGCGCAGTCGGTCGCGTTCTTCACCCGGGCCCAGACCGGAGCCCT comes from the Actinomycetota bacterium genome and includes:
- the sufB gene encoding Fe-S cluster assembly protein SufB encodes the protein MTASQDLEGLGRYEYGWSDTDTAGASARRGLSEEVVRDISAKKGEPEWMLQMRLKGLRIFERKPMPAWGGDLSGIHFDTIKYFVRSTESQAASWEDLPADIKNTYDRLGIPEAEKQRLVAGVAAQYESEVVYHKIREDLEEQGVLFLDTDTGLREHEDVFRENFGSVIPAGDNKFSALNTAVWSGGSFIYVPKGVQVEIPLQAYFRINTENMGQFERTLIIVDEGAYVHYVEGCTAPIYSSDSLHSAVVEIIVKKGARCRYTTIQNWSNNVYNLVTKRAFAHAGATMEWIDGNLGSKVTMKYPAVWLMGEHAKGETLSIAFAGEGQHQDAGSKMVHAAPNTSSSIVSKSVARGGGRTSYRGLVQVQPGAHGSRSTVRCDALLVDDVSRSDTYPYVDVREDDVSMGHEASVSKVSEDQLFYLMSRGLTEDEAMAMIVRGFIEPIARELPMEYALELNRLIELQMEGAVG
- the sufD gene encoding Fe-S cluster assembly protein SufD encodes the protein MSVSTMTPPATKATRVVSAQLADHPVPSGREEDWRFTPTSRLRPLLDGQPADGEPDVSWQADGASVATVRRDDPAFGAVLTPADRASAVAYERAGSVLAARIPREATGASALVALRGTGGVQYTHVLIEAGAHASGLVVLDHTGAGTVGGNVEIAVGDGADLTVVSIQDWDEGSSHVLAHAALIGRDARLRHVVVSLGGDLVRVTTSVRYAGPGGEANLLGVCFADAGQHLEHRLLVDHAVPHCRSDVLYKGALQGAKARTVWVGDVLIRASAVGTSTYEMNRNLLLTDGARADSVPNLEIETGEIVGAGHASATGRFDDEQLFYLQARGIPENVARRLVVHGFFADIIARIGDDGLRDRLLRNVDDRLGRFGPDPAAAAGDDRPDPLTD
- a CDS encoding cysteine desulfurase translates to MTATTAAAGRLLDVERLRRDFPLLARTVRGDRRLVYLDSGATSQKPRQVLDAERAFYEQHNAAAHRGAHQLAEEATEAYESARRRVAAFVGAAEDEIVFTKNATESINLVAYAFSNTTDKARHRAALPDGADRFALREGDEIVVTEMEHHANLVPWQELALKTGATLKWFGLTDSGRLDLSDVGSVIGPRTKIVAVVHQSNILGTINPLDAIVARAREVGALVLLDACQSVPHHPIDVAALGVDFVAWSGHKMLGPTGIGCLWGRPELLAAMPPFLTGGSMIEVVTMERTTFAAPPQRFEAGVPMMAQAVGLGAAVDYLSAVGMTAVAAHEEALTALALEGLAGVPGLRIVGPTTTVDRGGAISFVVDGIHPHDVGQVLDDRGVAVRVGHHCAWPVVRRMGVPATTRATFYLYNGPDDVEALVDGVHAARSFFGVS
- the sufC gene encoding Fe-S cluster assembly ATPase SufC, with amino-acid sequence MSTLQIRDLHVTVSTETGPREILRGVDLTVGAGETHAIMGPNGSGKSTLAYSVAGHPKYTVTGGSVTLDGADVLAMSVDARARAGIFLAMQYPVEVPGVSVSNFLRTSVTAVRGEAPKLRLWVKEMKAAMDELGVDAQFAERNVNEGFSGGEKKRHEILQLELLRPGIAILDETDSGLDVDALRAVSEGVNRVRATGTTGTLLITHYTRILRYIQPDFVHVFVDGRIVEEGGPELADRLEAEGYERYLRAPA
- a CDS encoding metal-sulfur cluster assembly factor; translation: MTDTTTTTSSDDLVEALKDVVDPELGINVVDLGLVYGVAVDDDNVATLDMTLTSAACPLTDVIEDQTRAALDGLVKDFRINWVWMPPWGPDKITDDGREMLRALGFNV
- a CDS encoding ABC-F family ATP-binding cassette domain-containing protein, yielding MIVATDVELRAGSRLLLAEASFRVAPGDKVGLVGRNGAGKTTLTKVLAGQAQPAAGTVTRSGTVGYLPQDPRTGDLDVLARDRVLSARGLVEVTRRMREAAELMASDDPQRREQAMRRYERATAEFESLGGYAVESEAAAIASSLSLPDRILSQPLATLSGGQRRRVELARILFSGAQTLLLDEPTNHLDADSVIWLRDFLSSYAGGVVVISHDVALLDTTVTRVFHLDATRAVIDVYNVGWKTYLEQRETDERRRRRERANAEKQAAALKDQAERMRAKATKAKAAQGMLRRAERLVATLEDTRQADRVARLRFPEPASCGRTPLSATGLSRSYGSLEIFTDVDLAIDRGSRVVVLGLNGAGKTTLLRILAGIDPPDTGAVVAGHGLRLGYYAQEHETLDTSRTVLENMRTAAPELPATEARRVLGSFLFTGDEVDKPAGVLSGGEKTRLALATLVVSSANVLLLDEPTNNLDPASRDEVLGALRAYRGAVVLVTHDEGAVAALAPERVLLLPDGVEDHWTPDYADLISLA
- a CDS encoding SUF system NifU family Fe-S cluster assembly protein; the encoded protein is MQLEQLYQEIILDHYKHPHGRGLREPFDAQVHHVNPTCGDEITLRVSLSGDAEPVVTDVSYEGAGCSISQASASVLYDQLVGMTLPEAERVQQEFLALMHSRGDGEPDDEVLGDAVAFHGVSRYPARVKCALLSWMAWQDAVTVALDAAGAARSVGSTTP